One window of the Petroclostridium xylanilyticum genome contains the following:
- a CDS encoding IS110 family transposase: MNFRPIAGIDVGKFFSEMAILSPSNEVIARMKIRHDSSTDVERAVELLKKTEKDFDSRPFVVMESTGHYHKILFHSLCKAGFEVSVTNPIQTDSIKNIGIRKVKNDKVDARKIALLYRFQELKTTNILDEDIECLRSLCRQYYKLSDELTAYKNRFTGIVDQLMLNFKDVFPNIFSKAALAVLEEYPTPAHILKADRNKLISMIQEKSHKSLKWATEKYELLVSKARDFEPLSIHNSSNIAMLGVYISMIRTLEENLEKVLKAIHKLIDEDLAKDMPVLALTLELLQSIPGIGLLSAATILAEIGDFSAFKKPGKLVAYFGIDPSVMQSGEFTGTRNKMSKRGSRLLRRVLFTIALANIRTKRDKTACNPVLLEFYQQKCRSKPKKVALGAVMRKLVNYIFAVLRDRKPYQLRSPQEHAKNLAAKHTAA; encoded by the coding sequence ATGAATTTCAGACCCATTGCAGGCATTGATGTGGGCAAGTTCTTCAGTGAGATGGCGATTCTTTCTCCATCCAATGAAGTAATTGCCCGCATGAAGATTCGCCATGATTCCAGTACCGACGTTGAAAGAGCCGTTGAATTGCTGAAAAAAACGGAAAAGGACTTTGATTCAAGGCCTTTCGTCGTCATGGAATCCACCGGGCACTATCACAAAATCCTTTTCCATTCACTTTGTAAAGCTGGATTTGAGGTTTCAGTAACAAACCCCATCCAGACTGATTCTATCAAAAATATTGGAATTAGAAAAGTGAAAAATGATAAAGTGGATGCCCGGAAAATTGCATTGCTCTACAGATTTCAGGAGCTTAAAACTACTAATATCCTCGATGAGGATATTGAATGCTTAAGGAGCCTTTGCCGCCAGTACTACAAGCTCTCTGACGAGCTTACTGCCTACAAAAACAGGTTTACGGGTATTGTTGACCAACTCATGCTAAACTTTAAGGATGTATTCCCCAACATCTTTTCAAAGGCTGCTCTTGCAGTCCTGGAGGAGTATCCTACGCCTGCCCATATTCTTAAGGCTGACAGGAACAAGCTGATTTCAATGATTCAGGAAAAGTCCCACAAAAGCCTTAAATGGGCAACTGAAAAGTATGAGCTTTTGGTCTCCAAGGCCAGAGATTTTGAACCTTTGAGCATTCACAATTCCTCAAATATTGCCATGCTCGGTGTGTACATCTCCATGATCAGAACCCTGGAGGAAAACCTGGAGAAAGTCCTTAAAGCCATCCATAAGCTGATTGATGAGGACCTGGCAAAGGACATGCCTGTACTTGCATTGACGCTTGAACTCTTGCAGAGCATTCCCGGCATAGGCCTTCTGTCTGCTGCCACCATTCTTGCGGAGATTGGCGACTTTTCGGCCTTTAAAAAGCCGGGCAAGCTGGTTGCTTATTTCGGCATTGACCCCTCTGTCATGCAGTCCGGAGAGTTTACCGGTACACGTAACAAGATGTCTAAGAGGGGTTCAAGGCTGCTTCGCAGGGTGCTTTTTACAATTGCTCTTGCCAATATCCGTACCAAGAGGGATAAGACAGCTTGCAACCCTGTGTTACTGGAGTTTTATCAACAGAAGTGCCGGAGCAAACCTAAAAAAGTAGCTTTGGGAGCTGTTATGCGTAAGCTTGTTAATTATATTTTTGCTGTTCTGAGGGATAGAAAGCCTTATCAGCTACGTAGCCCCCAAGAGCATGCGAAGAATCTTGCAGCAAAGCATACAGCAGCTTAA
- a CDS encoding ABC transporter substrate-binding protein has product MKRAMRLISTLCIISILATLFIGCAKEAPKTGTDSTQQAAADNKDKTDKKDAAPKNVTMRFSWWGGDSRHKATLAAIEAYTKKNPHVKIEAEYGGFDGYFQKLTTQLAGGTAPDIMQVDQPWLPSLTSQGDLFVDINTLKEIDLSAFDKKFLDSQLTIGGKLQGLPTGLIGITMFYNKTAFEKFGISADTQWTFDNLIEIGKQVHEKDKNIYLLNLDINKYDWIMKAIVKEKTGEQWVKDDYTLGFDKAILVEGLTWIKKAVDSGAVQPFEEMILYDKKAETNPKWVNGELLMNINWPSSFERFTESVANKDAKWDVTAFPISKDAKKSGVITRAAQVMCINKNSANISEAAKFINWMFNDDEAILILEDVRGVPATEKARKMLTDSKKLDERIVRATEVAIKNSGDPENGPTNDPELLEIDRDIIQKVGYGQLTPEKAADELIQRYTEKLAELKAKK; this is encoded by the coding sequence ATGAAAAGGGCAATGAGATTAATCAGCACCCTTTGCATCATTTCAATTCTGGCTACACTGTTCATTGGGTGCGCAAAAGAGGCGCCTAAAACTGGAACGGATTCCACACAACAAGCTGCTGCAGACAATAAGGATAAGACAGACAAGAAAGATGCTGCACCAAAGAATGTCACAATGCGGTTCTCTTGGTGGGGAGGAGACAGTCGCCATAAAGCGACTTTAGCAGCTATTGAAGCTTATACCAAGAAAAATCCTCACGTAAAGATTGAAGCTGAGTATGGCGGTTTTGATGGATATTTCCAAAAACTAACAACTCAATTGGCTGGCGGTACTGCTCCTGATATTATGCAGGTCGACCAACCTTGGCTTCCTAGCCTGACTTCACAGGGAGATTTGTTTGTTGATATCAATACATTGAAAGAAATAGACTTAAGTGCGTTTGATAAAAAATTCTTAGATTCACAGCTTACCATTGGCGGCAAGCTTCAGGGATTGCCAACGGGTTTAATTGGAATCACGATGTTCTACAATAAAACCGCTTTCGAAAAATTTGGAATTTCTGCTGATACGCAATGGACTTTTGATAATCTTATTGAGATTGGCAAGCAAGTACATGAAAAGGATAAAAATATATATCTCTTAAATTTGGACATTAATAAGTACGATTGGATTATGAAGGCAATTGTGAAGGAAAAAACTGGTGAGCAATGGGTGAAGGATGACTACACCCTGGGGTTTGATAAAGCAATTCTTGTGGAAGGACTTACTTGGATAAAAAAAGCTGTTGACAGTGGTGCTGTACAACCTTTTGAAGAAATGATTTTATATGATAAAAAAGCAGAAACTAACCCTAAATGGGTTAATGGAGAACTGCTTATGAATATCAACTGGCCTTCTTCGTTTGAAAGATTTACGGAATCAGTTGCTAATAAGGATGCAAAATGGGATGTAACAGCTTTTCCGATATCAAAAGATGCAAAAAAATCGGGTGTTATAACAAGAGCTGCTCAAGTAATGTGTATTAATAAAAACTCAGCAAACATCAGTGAAGCTGCTAAATTTATTAACTGGATGTTTAATGATGATGAAGCTATTTTAATACTGGAAGATGTTAGGGGAGTACCTGCAACTGAAAAAGCTAGAAAAATGCTGACTGATAGTAAGAAGTTAGATGAAAGGATAGTACGTGCAACAGAAGTTGCAATAAAAAATTCCGGGGACCCTGAAAACGGACCTACAAACGATCCGGAACTTCTTGAAATTGATAGAGATATTATACAAAAAGTTGGTTATGGGCAACTTACTCCAGAAAAGGCTGCAGACGAGTTAATACAGAGGTATACAGAAAAGCTAGCCGAACTTAAAGCAAAAAAATGA